Below is a genomic region from Salinirussus salinus.
TTGTGCTCGTAGTAGCTGTACGGGATGTCGTCGATACCGACGATGGAGGGGTGGACGACGTTCTCGACCGCCTCCTCCGTCGCGGCAGTCAGGAGCCGCCGGGTCCCGTCGACGTCGACCGCCTCGGTGTCTCCCCGGGGCGCGGTGGCGGCGTGGACGACCACGTCGACGTCGTCGAGGGCGGCGTCGAGGCCGGCCCCGGTCGCGAGGTCGACCTCGACCCACTCGGCGGTTCCGCCGTCGTCGGGTGGCGAGCGGCTGGCGGCGCGCACTTCGTGGCCGGCCGCTGACAGGCGTGGTCGCAGTGCACTCCCGAGTGTTCCGGTCGCACCGGTCAGTAGCGTGACTCCCATACGAGTCGGTTCGGTCCGGGTGGCCGAGTCGACACTGCCGGAGTCGCCCGGGGGGGTTTAAGTCCGGCGGCCGGCCCGACACCGGCATGAAGCACGTCCGGGTGACGCTGACCGCCGACGGGCGCGAGACGGAGGTCCATCCGATGTACGACATCGTGGCCAACGCGGAGTTCGTCGAGCGCGCGACGGCCATGCAGTGGAACACCGCGGACGACGAACTCGGGATCCTCCACTACGTCGAGGGGGACCTCGAGGCGTTCGAGGCAGCCGTCTCCGGCGTCGACGAAGTCATCGACTACACACTCGAACCCGCCGGCGACGACGCGTTTTACGCGTACGTCTGGGACGCCATGACGGAGTCACTCCGTGAGTTCTTCGGAGCTATCGCCCGGGGTGGCGTGGCCGTCGTTCCACCCATCGTCTACCACGAGGACGGAACGGTGACCCTGTCTGCCTTCGGCCCGTCGGAGGCGCTCCAGGAGACGCTGGTGGCCGACTATTCGCCTGTCGAACTGACCGTCGAGGAGATCGGCGGCCTGTCGGCCATCGGCGCGGCAGCCGAGAGCCGCCTCAGCGACCGCCAGCGCGAGGCGGTCGAGGCTGCGCTCGACCTCGGGTACTACGAGGTGCCTCGCGAGGCCGACCACGAGGCGGTCGCCGACCGGCTCGGCTGCGCGCCCAGCACCGCGGCCGAACACCTCAGAAAGGCGGAGTCGAAAGTCCTCCGGGCCACCTTCGCGTAACCGGCCGCCCCTCCGTGGCCATTACTCTCCGGGATGCAGGTCCGTGACGGTTCCAACACCCTTCGACTGTCCTTCACGGAAGACGAAGCGCTGCCCCTCTTCGACGAGATACGGACGGAACTTGAACCGGACGCGAGCCCGTCCGGTGTCCCCGGGCAGAAGCTGGTCGTTCTCGGGGTACAGCGCCGCGGCTTCGCTGACCGTCTCGATGTGAACCACCGGCTCGTAGCCGGCGCCGATCCGGGTCGGGTGGTTGAGCACCATCACCTCCGCCTCGAACTCCCGGCTTGGCTCGGGGTCGGCCTCGCGCGGCAAGAGGGTCATCCCGCGCTCGATCTCCTCCTCGCGGACGCCCTTGAGCGCGATGCCGACGATCCGGCCGGCGCTGGCCTGGTCGACACGGTGGTAGTGCATCTCGATGCTCCGGGCCTCGACCTCCCGGAAACTGCCGTCCTGCATCGGTCCGAGCAGGAGTTCGTCACCGGCGGCGACCTCGCCGGACTTGATCGTGCCGGAGGCGACGGCCCCGACGCCGGTGACGTTGTATGTCCGGTCGACGTACATCCGGAACTGCTCGTCGACGCCCGACCCGGCCGTCTTCGGGAGCCGGGCGAACATTTCGTCGAGAACCTCCAGGCCCCGCCCGGTGACGGCGCTTGTCGTGACGACTGGCACGACGGTTTCGCTGATCTCCTCGATAGCCGACTCGACGCCGTGTCGTTCGACGCGCAGTGGCGTCTTCTCGACTTCCCGGAGCAGGCGCTCGACCTCCCGCTCGACCTCAACAAGTCGCTCGTCGTCCACCAGATCCGCCTTGGTGATGGCGACCATCGTCGGCAGGTCTGTCGCCAGCAGGATCCCCAGGTGCTCGCGGGTCGTGTCGGTCGGACCGTCGTCGGCCGCCACAGTCAACAGTCCGTAGTCGAGTTTCTGCCCGACCAGTCCGCGGA
It encodes:
- a CDS encoding helix-turn-helix domain-containing protein gives rise to the protein MKHVRVTLTADGRETEVHPMYDIVANAEFVERATAMQWNTADDELGILHYVEGDLEAFEAAVSGVDEVIDYTLEPAGDDAFYAYVWDAMTESLREFFGAIARGGVAVVPPIVYHEDGTVTLSAFGPSEALQETLVADYSPVELTVEEIGGLSAIGAAAESRLSDRQREAVEAALDLGYYEVPREADHEAVADRLGCAPSTAAEHLRKAESKVLRATFA
- a CDS encoding GTPBP1 family GTP-binding protein, whose translation is MSPDRAALERTVERGEREGGSVEFKERLTKELHASEGRFESLAAQLRHRVLSGDGEATYVVGVTDDGGITGIPREDFSESMDVLSLLAEEAGAHIEEVQTWGVGNGSASATNGDGTGSAAGPEDGGIVGLATIREGTAIEDDEHVVVGTAGHVDHGKSTLVGSLVTGQADDGEGGTRSFLDVQPHEIERGLSADLSYGVYGFDSEGPVRMDNPHRKGDRARVVQQADRLVSFVDTVGHEPWLRTTIRGLVGQKLDYGLLTVAADDGPTDTTREHLGILLATDLPTMVAITKADLVDDERLVEVEREVERLLREVEKTPLRVERHGVESAIEEISETVVPVVTTSAVTGRGLEVLDEMFARLPKTAGSGVDEQFRMYVDRTYNVTGVGAVASGTIKSGEVAAGDELLLGPMQDGSFREVEARSIEMHYHRVDQASAGRIVGIALKGVREEEIERGMTLLPREADPEPSREFEAEVMVLNHPTRIGAGYEPVVHIETVSEAAALYPENDQLLPGDTGRARVRFKFRPYLVEEGQRFVFREGQSKGVGTVTDLHPGE